One genomic window of Mucilaginibacter sp. SJ includes the following:
- a CDS encoding ornithine carbamoyltransferase, which yields MNYKRRDLISLTQIRDEELSQIIELGVAYAKGEVNEKLPLQGLVIGIYFLKTSTRTRTSFSSAALRLGAQIISYGPNDLQQNTGETVQDTARILSLMLDGLVARTAGSREDMETLASQDNMAVINAMTEDEHPTQALADLTTMIQHFGRISGLRVLYLGEGNNTAAALALSLSRFSGTQLYFCTPPGYGLPQETMLLAQQYAKQHGSIVIEQHSMVDLPPEFDIVYTTRWETTGTIKKDPDWKEIFRPFKVSKVLMDKYPDAVFMHDLPAHREEEVETSVIDGPQSIVFKQAENKFHGACAVLHWCLKPTGNF from the coding sequence ATGAACTACAAAAGGAGAGACTTAATCTCATTAACACAAATTCGTGACGAAGAACTTTCCCAGATTATTGAACTCGGGGTGGCTTATGCAAAGGGGGAGGTAAATGAAAAATTACCTTTGCAGGGTCTGGTCATTGGGATATATTTTCTTAAAACTTCAACCCGAACCAGAACTTCATTTTCTTCTGCAGCCTTACGTTTGGGAGCCCAGATAATATCGTATGGCCCGAATGATTTGCAGCAAAATACCGGAGAAACGGTACAGGATACCGCAAGAATTCTTTCATTAATGTTAGACGGTTTAGTGGCAAGAACTGCGGGCAGCCGGGAAGATATGGAAACATTGGCCTCGCAAGACAATATGGCGGTCATAAACGCAATGACAGAGGACGAACATCCTACTCAAGCTTTGGCCGATCTTACTACGATGATACAGCATTTTGGCCGCATTTCGGGGTTGCGCGTGTTATATCTGGGCGAAGGGAACAATACCGCCGCCGCTCTCGCTTTGTCACTATCCCGCTTTTCGGGTACACAGCTTTATTTCTGTACGCCTCCGGGGTATGGTTTGCCTCAGGAAACTATGTTATTGGCGCAGCAATACGCAAAACAACACGGCTCTATTGTCATTGAACAGCATAGCATGGTAGATTTACCGCCTGAGTTTGATATTGTTTACACTACCCGATGGGAAACGACGGGTACAATTAAAAAAGACCCGGACTGGAAGGAGATTTTCAGGCCATTTAAGGTTTCAAAGGTGTTAATGGATAAATATCCGGATGCTGTATTTATGCATGATCTCCCTGCACATAGAGAGGAAGAAGTTGAAACATCTGTTATTGATGGACCTCAAAGCATCGTTTTTAAACAGGCAGAAAATAAATTCCACGGTGCCTGTGCAGTATTGCATTGG
- a CDS encoding aspartate/glutamate racemase family protein, whose protein sequence is MVYKKPKTIGIVGGMGPQAGIALYENIVNNTRATTDQQHLSVVLMAFPGDIDDRTLFLEGKALANPAYEIVKIIEKLSASGAEVIGVACNTSHSPAIFDIITSEVNKLKSKAILLNMPYEVCNYISAHHPGISKVGLMTTNGLYKSGLYKILLQQRGYEVVIPDFTFQDRIIHRMIYDPDIGIKANKNTITQKVKSFCDEALSFFKENNADAVILGCTELSLVLKMNEVHGMQIIDSTKCLAKALIREAMAIDTGNIRQQGLSDVNMPNGMAML, encoded by the coding sequence ATGGTATATAAAAAGCCTAAAACAATAGGTATTGTTGGTGGAATGGGCCCCCAGGCGGGCATTGCCCTTTATGAAAACATAGTGAACAATACACGGGCAACTACAGATCAGCAGCATCTTTCTGTTGTTTTAATGGCTTTTCCCGGTGATATCGACGACAGAACTTTGTTTCTGGAAGGAAAAGCGCTTGCTAATCCCGCTTACGAAATTGTAAAAATTATTGAAAAATTATCGGCCTCAGGTGCTGAGGTGATCGGCGTGGCCTGCAACACCTCTCATTCGCCTGCTATTTTTGATATTATAACATCAGAGGTTAATAAGCTTAAAAGCAAGGCGATTTTGTTAAATATGCCTTATGAAGTGTGTAATTATATTTCTGCACATCACCCTGGGATTTCGAAGGTCGGATTGATGACAACAAATGGCTTGTACAAATCCGGTTTATACAAAATCTTGTTACAACAACGCGGATATGAGGTGGTAATCCCTGATTTTACGTTTCAGGATCGGATTATTCACAGAATGATTTATGATCCCGATATAGGTATTAAGGCAAATAAAAACACCATAACTCAAAAAGTAAAGTCATTTTGTGATGAAGCCTTATCCTTTTTTAAGGAAAATAACGCAGATGCAGTTATACTTGGGTGTACAGAATTATCTCTGGTACTCAAGATGAATGAGGTACATGGAATGCAGATTATTGATTCGACTAAATGTTTAGCCAAAGCTTTAATTAGAGAGGCGATGGCAATTGATACAGGCAATATCAGGCAGCAAGGATTGTCTGACGTAAATATGCCTAATGGTATGGCAATGCTGTAA
- a CDS encoding thioesterase II family protein: protein MSTIKLFCFPYAGGSATIYSKWASFLSMNKGIELIPVELSGRGKRIEEPLYKNLQDAVEDLLMKIEPEITDTPYAFFGHSLGGLLAYELALKIKHLGVRQPLHIFFSGRAAPDVKSETKKKYHLMDEEEFKNEVIALGGTSKEFFNHPELLALFMPMLRNDFKLAETDFHERETDPFDYDITILSGKDDHKVSAVQIDAWKGHTNTHCDIHYFEGGHFFLHDQVAGITKLILDTMKRTSLKDINLYSRQ, encoded by the coding sequence GTGTCAACTATAAAATTATTTTGTTTTCCGTATGCAGGAGGATCTGCAACAATATACAGCAAATGGGCTTCCTTTCTCAGTATGAACAAAGGTATTGAATTAATCCCGGTGGAACTGTCGGGTAGGGGAAAACGCATAGAAGAGCCTCTGTATAAAAATCTGCAGGATGCCGTCGAAGATTTGCTTATGAAAATTGAACCCGAAATTACTGATACACCCTATGCTTTTTTTGGACATAGTTTGGGCGGATTATTAGCCTATGAGCTGGCCCTGAAAATAAAACACCTCGGCGTCAGACAGCCGCTTCACATATTTTTTTCAGGCAGAGCTGCCCCGGATGTTAAAAGCGAAACAAAGAAAAAGTATCATTTGATGGATGAGGAAGAATTTAAGAATGAGGTTATAGCCCTGGGCGGAACATCAAAGGAGTTTTTTAATCATCCGGAATTATTGGCGCTTTTCATGCCAATGCTTAGGAATGATTTTAAGTTAGCAGAAACTGATTTTCATGAACGGGAAACAGATCCTTTTGATTATGACATTACGATCCTTTCGGGGAAGGATGATCATAAAGTTTCTGCGGTACAGATCGACGCATGGAAGGGGCACACAAATACCCATTGCGATATTCATTATTTCGAGGGAGGACATTTCTTTCTTCATGACCAAGTTGCCGGGATTACAAAATTGATACTTGACACAATGAAAAGAACAAGTTTAAAGGATATAAACCTTTATAGCAGACAATAA